From the genome of Naumannella halotolerans, one region includes:
- the rpsS gene encoding 30S ribosomal protein S19, with product MPRSLKKGPFVDDHLMKKVEVANDKGSKNVIKTWSRRSMIVPDMLGHTIAVHDGRKHVPVFVTEAMIGHKLGEFAPTRTFRGHIKDDRKSRRR from the coding sequence ATGCCACGCAGCTTGAAGAAGGGTCCCTTCGTGGACGACCACCTGATGAAGAAGGTGGAAGTAGCCAACGACAAGGGCAGCAAGAACGTGATCAAGACCTGGTCGCGCCGGTCGATGATCGTGCCCGACATGCTCGGACACACCATCGCCGTGCACGACGGTCGCAAGCATGTCCCGGTCTTCGTGACCGAGGCCATGATCGGCCACAAGCTCGGGGAGTTCGCGCCCACGCGTACCTTCCGGGGCCACATCAAGGACGACCGCAAGTCGCGTCGCCGCTGA
- the rplB gene encoding 50S ribosomal protein L2: MGIRKYKPTTPGRRGSSVADFAEVTRSTPEKSLLAPKKKTGGRNNTGRITTRHIGGGHKQAYRIIDFRRWDKDGVPAKVAHIEYDPNRTARIALLHYADGEKRYILAPLGVGQGTAIEAGEGADIKPGNNLPLRNIPVGTTVHAVELRPGGGAKMGRSAGASVQLVAREGRMATLRLPSGEMRMVDVRCRATIGEVGNAEQSNISWGKAGRNRWKGKRPTVRGVVMNPVDHPHGGGEGKTSGGRHPVSPWGKPEGRTRDKNKASNSMIVRRRKTGKKR; encoded by the coding sequence ATGGGTATTCGCAAGTACAAGCCGACAACCCCGGGCCGTCGTGGCTCGTCGGTTGCCGACTTCGCCGAGGTGACCCGCTCGACCCCGGAGAAGTCGCTGCTGGCACCGAAGAAGAAGACCGGTGGACGCAACAACACCGGCCGCATCACCACCCGTCACATCGGTGGTGGACACAAGCAGGCCTACCGCATCATCGACTTCCGTCGCTGGGACAAGGACGGTGTGCCGGCCAAGGTCGCACACATCGAGTACGACCCCAACCGGACCGCGCGGATCGCCCTGCTGCACTACGCCGACGGTGAGAAGCGCTACATCCTGGCTCCGCTCGGAGTCGGCCAGGGTACGGCCATCGAGGCCGGCGAGGGTGCCGACATCAAGCCCGGCAACAACCTCCCGCTGCGCAACATCCCGGTCGGCACCACGGTGCACGCCGTGGAGCTGCGGCCCGGTGGCGGCGCCAAGATGGGCCGCTCGGCCGGCGCATCGGTGCAGCTGGTCGCCCGTGAGGGCCGGATGGCCACCCTGCGTCTGCCCTCGGGTGAGATGCGGATGGTCGATGTCCGCTGCCGCGCGACCATCGGCGAGGTCGGCAATGCCGAGCAGTCCAACATCAGTTGGGGCAAGGCAGGCCGCAACCGCTGGAAGGGCAAGCGCCCGACCGTCCGCGGTGTCGTGATGAACCCGGTCGACCACCCGCACGGTGGTGGCGAGGGCAAGACCTCGGGTGGACGTCACCCGGTCTCCCCGTGGGGCAAGCCCGAGGGCCGCACCCGCGACAAGAACAAGGCCAGCAACTCGATGATCGTTCGACGCCGCAAGACCGGCAAGAAGCGCTGA
- the rplW gene encoding 50S ribosomal protein L23 produces MSELKIRDHRDVLLAPVVSEKSYGLIDQNSYTFEVAPQANKTEIKIAVEKVYGVKVTRVNTQNRKGKTRRTRYGYGKRPDVKRAIVTVADGQRIDIFGQAGA; encoded by the coding sequence GTGAGCGAGCTGAAGATTCGCGATCACCGCGATGTGCTGCTGGCGCCCGTCGTCAGTGAGAAGAGCTACGGCCTGATCGACCAGAACAGCTACACCTTCGAGGTGGCGCCGCAGGCCAACAAGACCGAGATCAAGATCGCCGTGGAGAAGGTGTACGGCGTCAAGGTCACCCGGGTCAACACCCAGAACCGCAAGGGCAAGACTCGTCGCACCCGCTACGGGTACGGCAAGCGCCCCGACGTCAAGCGTGCGATCGTCACCGTCGCCGACGGCCAGCGGATCGACATCTTCGGCCAGGCCGGCGCCTGA
- the rplC gene encoding 50S ribosomal protein L3, with the protein MTTERKVKGLLGTKLGMAQLWDADNKVVPVTVIQAGPCVVSQVRTEEKDGYSAVQLAFGAVKPQRVNKPDAGHFAAAGVTPRKHLVELRTTDATDYEPGQELTADVFEAADVIDVTGVSRGKGTAGVMKRHGFHGLRASHGVHRKHRSPGSIGGCATPGRVFKGLRMAGRMGVDKVTVQNLQVHSVDTERGLILVKGAVPGTKGGLVVLRSAAKKGDLA; encoded by the coding sequence ATGACTACTGAACGCAAAGTGAAGGGTCTGCTGGGCACCAAGCTCGGCATGGCCCAGCTCTGGGACGCCGACAACAAGGTCGTCCCGGTCACCGTGATCCAGGCCGGCCCCTGTGTGGTCAGCCAGGTCCGCACCGAGGAGAAGGACGGCTACTCCGCCGTCCAGCTCGCCTTCGGCGCGGTCAAGCCGCAGCGGGTGAACAAGCCCGACGCCGGCCATTTCGCTGCCGCCGGGGTGACCCCGCGCAAGCACCTGGTCGAACTGCGCACCACCGACGCCACCGACTACGAGCCCGGTCAGGAACTGACCGCCGACGTGTTCGAGGCCGCCGACGTCATCGACGTCACCGGTGTCAGCCGCGGTAAGGGCACCGCTGGTGTGATGAAGCGGCACGGCTTCCACGGTCTGCGCGCCTCCCACGGTGTGCACCGCAAGCACCGCTCACCCGGTTCCATCGGTGGCTGCGCCACCCCCGGTCGCGTCTTCAAGGGCCTGCGGATGGCCGGTCGCATGGGTGTGGACAAGGTCACCGTGCAGAACCTGCAGGTGCACTCGGTCGACACCGAGCGCGGCCTGATCCTGGTCAAGGGCGCCGTACCCGGCACCAAGGGCGGCCTGGTGGTTCTCCGCAGCGCTGCCAAGAAGGGAGATCTGGCATGA
- the rplV gene encoding 50S ribosomal protein L22: MSTTDTQARPKSRRHALLGDRAGSYAIARHVRMSPLKVRRVVDLVRGLDVTEALDVLKFAPQAASEQVYKVVASAAANAADTEGLNSEELFISAAFVDEGVTLRRIRARAKGSASRILKRGSHITVVVEPKSARDAAKQTKKSTDEQKEA, from the coding sequence ATGAGCACCACTGATACGCAGGCCCGGCCGAAGAGCCGCCGCCATGCGCTGCTCGGCGATCGGGCGGGGTCGTACGCGATCGCGCGCCACGTCCGGATGTCGCCGTTGAAGGTCCGCCGGGTGGTTGACCTGGTCCGGGGTCTGGACGTCACCGAGGCACTCGATGTGCTGAAGTTCGCCCCGCAGGCCGCCAGCGAGCAGGTCTACAAGGTCGTCGCCAGCGCGGCCGCCAACGCCGCCGACACCGAGGGTCTGAACAGCGAGGAGCTGTTCATCTCCGCGGCGTTCGTCGACGAGGGCGTCACCCTGCGACGGATCCGTGCCCGGGCCAAGGGCTCGGCCAGCCGGATCCTGAAGCGCGGCAGCCACATCACCGTCGTCGTTGAGCCGAAGAGCGCTCGCGACGCCGCCAAGCAGACCAAGAAGTCCACCGACGAGCAGAAGGAGGCCTGA
- the rplD gene encoding 50S ribosomal protein L4: protein MSTKIDVAESFGNLTDKTVDVVDLSGGKVGTATLPGSIFDTQTNIPLIHQVVVAQLAAARQGTHDTKTRGEVRGGGAKPWRQKGTGRARQGSRRAPQWTGGGVVHGPTPRNYAQRTPKKMVAAALRGVLSDRARDNLVFVVSGLSSDAPRTKEALGLVRTVAPQGKVLVALAREEENAYLSLRNVTDVHVIAVDQLNAYDVLVGDSMILTEAALAQLVAGPATGKGAKAVARESETTVATETAAVAEEDAK from the coding sequence ATGAGCACCAAGATCGACGTGGCCGAGAGCTTCGGCAACCTCACCGACAAGACCGTCGACGTGGTGGACCTCTCCGGCGGAAAGGTCGGCACCGCGACGCTGCCCGGCAGCATCTTCGACACCCAGACCAACATCCCGCTGATCCACCAGGTCGTGGTGGCCCAGCTGGCGGCTGCACGTCAGGGCACCCACGACACCAAGACCCGCGGCGAGGTTCGCGGTGGTGGCGCCAAGCCGTGGCGGCAGAAGGGCACCGGCCGCGCCCGTCAGGGTTCGCGCCGCGCTCCGCAGTGGACCGGTGGCGGTGTGGTCCACGGACCGACCCCGCGCAACTACGCCCAGCGGACCCCGAAGAAGATGGTGGCCGCCGCCCTGCGTGGTGTGCTGTCCGATCGCGCCCGGGACAACCTGGTCTTCGTCGTCTCCGGTCTGTCGAGCGACGCTCCGCGGACCAAGGAGGCCCTCGGCCTGGTGCGTACCGTCGCCCCGCAGGGCAAGGTGCTGGTCGCCTTGGCCCGCGAGGAGGAGAACGCCTACCTGAGCCTGCGCAATGTCACCGACGTCCATGTGATCGCGGTCGACCAGCTGAACGCCTACGACGTCCTGGTCGGCGACTCGATGATCCTGACCGAGGCCGCGCTGGCACAGCTGGTTGCCGGACCGGCCACCGGCAAGGGCGCCAAGGCGGTTGCTCGCGAGAGCGAGACCACCGTCGCCACCGAGACCGCAGCAGTTGCTGAGGAGGATGCGAAGTGA